In the Oryza glaberrima chromosome 6, OglaRS2, whole genome shotgun sequence genome, one interval contains:
- the LOC127777506 gene encoding uncharacterized protein LOC127777506 isoform X1 — MISHRSLLCSSTVHPATGKKKKTERGRERSRIRMAPVVVSATRPPAAVGGDGDPPPMKPPTAVGDPDPAAPPPPPPAAPGFSIELTIRAVVCPLSPSSESKSPSVAPLDNNGSRHGPVDSGEQHKTPPPPPPHPPRRGTRSSVDPTPTNDPTPDPGNPSPSPCRVALQGDRSKL; from the exons ATGATAAGTCATCGATCTCTCTTGTGCTCTAGTACAGTACATCCAGccacaggcaaaaaaaaaaaaacagagagaggcAGAGAAAGGAGTAGGATTAGGATGGCACCCGTCGTAGTTAGCGCCACTCGGCCGCCGGCCGCtgttggcggcgacggcgaccctcCGCCCATGAAGCCTCCGACAGCAGTGGGTGACCCAGaccctgctgctcctcctcctcctcctccagctgctccAGGGTTCAGTATAGAACTGACGATCCGTGCCGTGGTCTGTCCCCTATCACCCAGCAGCGAGTCCAAGTCTCCTTCAG TTGCGCCGCTGGATAACAACGGAAGCCGACATGGCCCTGTTGACTCAGGTGAACAACACAaaacgcctcctcctcctcctcctcatcctcctcgacgAG GTACACGGTCGTCGGTTGATCCAACGCCTACAAATGACCCAACTCCTGATCCTGGAaacccttctccttctccttgtcgAG TTGCTCTGCAAGGTGATCGCTCCAAGCTCTAA
- the LOC127777505 gene encoding LRR receptor-like serine/threonine-protein kinase EFR encodes MASSSAMSTRVLYLFTFFCSIVLAICNESYVTEYDRQALLCFKSQLSGPSRALTSWSKTSLNFCNWDGVTCGEGRPHRVTAIDLASEGITGTISPCIANLTSLTTLQLSDNSFHGSIPSKLGHLSELRNLNLSMNSLEGSIPSAFGNLPKLQTLVLASNRLTGGIPPFLGSSFSLRYVDLGNNFLTGSIPESLANSSSLQVLMLMSNSLSGELPKSLFNSSSLIEIFLQQNSFVGSIPDVTAKSSPIKYLSLRNNNISGTIPSSLGNFSSLLTLNLAENNLEGDIPESLGHIQTLERLILYVNNLSGLVPLSIFNLSSLTFLSMGNNSLMGRLPNNIGYTLPKIQGLILSTNMFVGQIPASLLNAYHLEMLYLGNNSFTGIVPFFGSLPNLEQLDVSYNKLEPDDWGFMTSLSNCSKLTQLMLDGNSFQGNLPSSIGNLSNNLEGLWLRNNKFHGPIPPEIGSLKSLRRLFMDYNLFTGNIPQTIGNLNNLIVLSFAQNKLSGHIPDVFGNLVQLTDIKLDGNNFSGGIPSSIGQCTQLQILNLAHNSLDGNIPSTIFKITSISQEMDLSHNYLSGGIPDEVGNLINLNKLRISNNMLSGKIPFSLGQCVALEYLEIQSNFFIGGIPQSFVNLVSMKKMDISWNNLSGKIPEFLKSLSSLHDLNLSFNNFDGVIPTGGIFDIYAAVSLEGNDHLCTTVPKAGIPSCSVLADRKRKLKVLVLVLEILIPAIVVVIIILSYAVRIYRRNEMQASKHCQNISEHVKNITYQDIIKATDRFSSANLIGTGSFGAVYKGNLDPQQDEVAIKVFNLGVCGAQRSFTVECEALRNIRHRNLVKIITLCSSVDCNGADFKALVFPYMANGNLDTWLHPRAH; translated from the exons ATGGCCTCTTCGAGTGCCATGTCTACAAGGGTTCTTTATCTCTTTACCTTCTTTTGCTCCATAGTGTTAGCCATCTGCAATGAAAGTTATGTAACTGAATATGATAGACAAGCTCTCCTTTGCTTCAAGTCTCAGCTCTCCGGTCCATCTAGAGCTTTAACCTCATGGAGCAAAACATCCTTGAATTTCTGCAACTGGGATGGAGTCACCTGCGGTGAGGGACGCCCACACCGTGTCACCGCAATAGACCTTGCATCAGAAGGCATCACGGGTACTATATCACCATGCATCGCCAACCTTACCTCTCTTACAACGCTGCAACTGTCAGACAACAGCTTCCATGGCAGCATACCATCCAAGCTTGGCCACCTGAGTGAACTCAGGAACCTGAACCTCAGCATGAACTCTTTAGAAG GTAGCATCCCCTCTGCTTTTGGAAATCTTCCTAAGCTGCAAACACTAGTCCTCGCTAGCAACAGGCTCACCGGTGGCATACCACCGTTTCTAGGCAGCAGCTTTTCTCTCAGATATGTTGATCTTGGCAATAATTTTCTCACAGGAAGCATACCAGAGTCCTTGGCAAACAGTTCATCTCTCCAAGTACTAATGCTCATGAGCAATAGTCTTAGTGGAGAACTCCCAAAGTCTCTATTCAATAGTTCATCACTTATTGAGATTTTCCTGCAACAGAATAGCTTTGTTGGTTCTATACCTGATGTTACGGCCAAGTCATCCCCTATTAAATATCTCAGTTTAAGGAACAACAATATCTCAGGAACAATACCTTCCTCATTGGGTAATTTTTCTTCCCTGCTTACCCTTAACCTCGCAGAGAACAATTTAGAAGGTGACATCCCAGAGAGCTTAGGTCATATTCAAACACTAGAGAGATTGATCTTATACGTGAACAACTTGTCTGGCTTAGTTCCACTATCTATCTTCAACCTCTCATCCCTGACATTTCTTTCCATGGGAAACAACTCACTCATGGGAAGATTACCCAATAATATCGGCTACACACTTCCAAAAATTCAGGGTTTGATCCTCTCAACAAACATGTTCGTTGGCCAAATTCCAGCTTCTCTTCTCAATGCCTACCACCTAGAGATGCTTTACCTAGGAAACAATAGTTTCACTGGGATTGTTCCATTCTTCGGATCATTGCCAAATTTGGAGCAACTTGATGTGTCATACAACAAGCTAGAACCGGACGATTGGGGCTTTATGACATCACTCTCGAATTGCTCTAAATTGACTCAACTGATGTTAGATGGGAACAGCTTCCAAGGAAATTTGCCAAGTTCAATCGGCAATCTTTCCAACAATCTTGAAGGGTTATGGCTAAGAAATAACAAATTCCATGGACCCATACCGCCCGAAATAGGTAGTCTCAAGAGTCTCCGTAGATTGTTTATGGACTACAATCTTTTCACTGGCAATATACCACAAACAATTGGAAATCTGAACAACTTAATTGTTCTATCATTTGCACAAAATAAGCTCTCAGGCCATATCCCTGATGTTTTTGGCAACCTAGTTCAGTTGACAGATATAAAATTGGATGGGAACAACTTCAGTGGAGGAATACCTTCAAGTATAGGGCAATGTACTCAACTCCAGATACTCAACCTTGCTCACAACTCATTAGATGGGAATATACCAAGTACGATATTCAAAATTACTTCAATTTCTCAAGAGATGGACTTGTCACACAATTACTTGTCTGGAGGAATACCAGACGAAGTTGGAAATCTCATTAATTTGAACAAACTTAGAATCTCAAACAACATGTTGTCCGGAAAGATCCCATTCTCCCTTGGCCAGTGTGTGGCTCTGGAGTATCTTGAGATACAAAGCAACTTCTTTATAGGAGGGATTCCACAATCTTTTGTGAACTTAGTAAGCATGAAAAAGATGGATATATCTTGGAATAATTTGTCTGGAAAAATCCCAGAGTTCCTCAAATCGCTGAGTTCCCTACATGACCTCAATTTATCCTTCAACAATTTTGATGGAGTGATTCCAACAGgtggcatttttgacatttatGCTGCAGTGTCACTTGAAGGAAATGATCATTTGTGTACAACCGTTCCAAAAGCAGGTATTCCTTCTTGCTCTGTTTTGGCTGACAGGAAAAGGAAACTCAAGGTCTTGGTTCTAGTCCTAGAGATACTAATACCAGCTATCGTTGTTGTTATAATCATTCTATCCTATGCTGTGAGAATTTATCGAAGGAATGAGATGCAAGCAAGCAAACATTGCCAAAATATTAGTGAACACGTGAAGAACATAACATATCAAGACATTATAAAGGCTACAGATAGGTTCAGTTCTGCCAATTTAATTGGCACAGGATCGTTCGGGGCAGTTTATAAAGGTAATCTAGACCCTCAGCAAGATGAAGTTGCCATCAAAGTATTTAACCTTGGTGTTTGTGGGGCACAAAGGAGCTTTACTGTGGAGTGTGAAGCCCTGCGAAACATTCGCCATCGAAATCTTGTAAAAATTATCACTCTGTGCTCTTCAGTGGATTGCAATGGGGCAGACTTCAAAGCACTTGTGTTCCCATACATGGCCAATGGAAACTTGGATACATGGCTACATCCAAGGGCCCATTAA
- the LOC127777506 gene encoding classical arabinogalactan protein 4-like isoform X2 yields MISHRSLLCSSTVHPATGKKKKTERGRERSRIRMAPVVVSATRPPAAVGGDGDPPPMKPPTAVGDPDPAAPPPPPPAAPGFSIELTIRAVVCPLSPSSESKSPSVAPLDNNGSRHGPVDSGTRSSVDPTPTNDPTPDPGNPSPSPCRVALQGDRSKL; encoded by the exons ATGATAAGTCATCGATCTCTCTTGTGCTCTAGTACAGTACATCCAGccacaggcaaaaaaaaaaaaacagagagaggcAGAGAAAGGAGTAGGATTAGGATGGCACCCGTCGTAGTTAGCGCCACTCGGCCGCCGGCCGCtgttggcggcgacggcgaccctcCGCCCATGAAGCCTCCGACAGCAGTGGGTGACCCAGaccctgctgctcctcctcctcctcctccagctgctccAGGGTTCAGTATAGAACTGACGATCCGTGCCGTGGTCTGTCCCCTATCACCCAGCAGCGAGTCCAAGTCTCCTTCAG TTGCGCCGCTGGATAACAACGGAAGCCGACATGGCCCTGTTGACTCAG GTACACGGTCGTCGGTTGATCCAACGCCTACAAATGACCCAACTCCTGATCCTGGAaacccttctccttctccttgtcgAG TTGCTCTGCAAGGTGATCGCTCCAAGCTCTAA